A DNA window from Aminipila luticellarii contains the following coding sequences:
- a CDS encoding S-layer homology domain-containing protein, whose translation MKQMKKSMLPLFLVLVLILGNVAGVFAATEKTTVDQAVTETAKYVQKTVSNPQNASIGGEWAVMALARSGYEVPQSYYDTYYAALEKQVKECKGILHDKKYTEYSRTILALSAIGKDPANVAGYNLLTPLGDFNKTIWQGINGPIWALIALDTANYPMPQNKDAEVQATRDMYVNEILKRQLSDGGFSLSGGTEGASDSDNVADADLTGMALQALAKYQDRAEVKAATEKALNCLSKMQNENGGYSSWGVENSESADQVIVALTELGISVDDSRFVKNGHSLVDNLLKYHIKDNGFKHVLSESSANQMATEQGFYTLVAVQRALNGQNSLYRMSDVKAAAQPVSTAPISTAAGLKDKNADVKAMPVTKEGTTFPDITGHKNQKAIEALASRSIINGKTDAAFDPDATMTRAEFATIVVKALGLTPKADSVFKDVSDSAWFAGYVGTAYQYKIVNGTSETTFNPNGSITRQEAASMVARAAALCGMNTDMDAATVQDTLAPFTDYVDAASWATGALAFCYSNDVLDKADVNILPKTAIKRCEIAEMLYRTLNKAELL comes from the coding sequence ATGAAACAGATGAAAAAAAGTATGCTGCCGCTTTTCTTAGTGTTGGTCCTGATTCTAGGCAATGTGGCAGGTGTTTTTGCCGCCACGGAGAAAACCACGGTTGATCAGGCGGTAACAGAGACTGCAAAGTATGTACAAAAAACGGTATCTAATCCACAGAATGCTTCCATAGGGGGAGAATGGGCGGTCATGGCGCTGGCTCGCAGCGGCTATGAAGTTCCGCAGAGCTATTATGATACCTACTATGCGGCTTTGGAAAAGCAGGTGAAAGAATGCAAAGGAATTCTGCACGACAAGAAATATACGGAGTATTCACGAACGATACTTGCTTTAAGTGCCATAGGAAAAGATCCTGCCAATGTAGCCGGATATAATCTGCTCACTCCTCTTGGAGATTTTAATAAGACCATCTGGCAGGGAATAAACGGACCGATTTGGGCTCTTATCGCATTAGACACAGCAAATTATCCGATGCCTCAGAACAAGGATGCAGAAGTTCAGGCTACTCGGGATATGTATGTAAATGAAATCTTGAAAAGACAGTTATCCGACGGCGGGTTTTCATTGTCCGGAGGAACTGAGGGTGCCAGTGACAGTGATAATGTGGCTGATGCAGATCTTACAGGCATGGCTTTACAGGCCTTGGCAAAATATCAGGATCGTGCAGAGGTAAAAGCAGCCACGGAAAAAGCCCTGAACTGCCTATCCAAGATGCAGAATGAAAACGGAGGATACAGCTCATGGGGAGTGGAAAATTCCGAGAGTGCAGATCAGGTAATCGTAGCCCTTACAGAACTGGGCATATCGGTAGATGACAGCCGATTTGTGAAAAACGGACATTCCTTAGTAGACAACCTACTGAAATATCACATAAAGGATAACGGCTTTAAGCATGTATTATCGGAATCCAGTGCCAATCAGATGGCTACGGAACAGGGCTTTTATACATTAGTAGCCGTGCAAAGAGCTTTGAACGGACAAAACAGCCTGTACAGGATGAGTGATGTAAAGGCTGCTGCCCAACCCGTATCAACAGCTCCAATCAGTACGGCTGCTGGCTTAAAAGATAAAAATGCAGATGTAAAGGCTATGCCGGTCACAAAGGAAGGAACGACTTTCCCGGATATTACAGGACATAAAAACCAGAAGGCTATTGAAGCATTAGCTTCCAGAAGTATTATCAACGGCAAGACGGACGCGGCTTTCGATCCGGATGCAACCATGACCCGTGCTGAGTTTGCGACCATCGTAGTAAAGGCTCTTGGGCTTACGCCGAAGGCAGACAGTGTGTTCAAGGATGTATCGGATTCGGCATGGTTTGCAGGCTATGTAGGAACAGCCTATCAATATAAGATTGTAAACGGCACATCTGAGACAACCTTCAATCCAAACGGAAGTATCACCAGACAGGAAGCAGCCAGCATGGTAGCTCGTGCTGCGGCATTGTGCGGAATGAATACGGACATGGATGCGGCAACTGTTCAGGATACGCTTGCCCCGTTTACGGATTATGTAGATGCGGCTTCATGGGCGACCGGTGCTTTGGCATTTTGTTACAGCAATGACGTTCTGGATAAAGCCGATGTGAATATTTTACCTAAGACGGCAATCAAGCGTTGTGAAATTGCGGAAATGTTATATCGCACGTTGAACAAAGCAGAGTTATTGTAG